One Natrinema longum genomic window carries:
- a CDS encoding winged helix-turn-helix domain-containing protein, translating to MPDDEDREVLALLDDEYARRILIAASEEPMSVERLTECCDASPPTIYRRIDRLADQGFLDEYQELDPDGHHYKTYSTRLERVAIEIAEGSMEMDVYRRDEDPADRFTRLFEDL from the coding sequence ATGCCCGACGATGAGGACCGAGAAGTGCTCGCCCTACTCGACGACGAGTATGCACGCCGTATCCTCATCGCCGCCAGTGAGGAACCCATGTCCGTCGAGCGACTCACCGAGTGCTGTGACGCCTCGCCACCGACGATCTACCGGCGGATCGACCGGCTCGCGGATCAGGGGTTCCTCGACGAATACCAGGAGCTCGATCCCGATGGACACCACTACAAGACCTACAGCACGCGACTCGAGCGCGTGGCGATCGAGATCGCCGAGGGCTCGATGGAGATGGACGTGTACCGCCGCGACGAGGACCCCGCCGACCGGTTCACCAGACTGTTCGAGGACCTGTGA
- a CDS encoding DUF7521 family protein translates to MTVGVGALGVGSLPVLEAAPTAFGLDEETTIFFAGLASAALGTVVAWTAYRGYARNDSRPMLFLAIGVAFLTAVPFVLAYAVDLVADVTDAIVLLVVTACHLVGLVAIVRSFRRPDSA, encoded by the coding sequence GTGACCGTCGGTGTCGGTGCCCTCGGCGTCGGTTCGCTCCCCGTCCTCGAGGCCGCACCGACGGCCTTCGGGCTCGACGAGGAGACGACGATCTTCTTCGCCGGACTGGCCAGCGCCGCCCTCGGCACGGTCGTGGCGTGGACGGCCTATCGGGGCTACGCTCGCAACGACAGTCGGCCGATGCTGTTCCTGGCTATCGGCGTCGCGTTCCTGACGGCCGTCCCGTTCGTGCTCGCGTACGCGGTCGATCTGGTTGCGGACGTAACGGACGCGATCGTCCTGCTCGTCGTCACTGCTTGCCATCTGGTCGGACTCGTCGCGATCGTTCGCTCGTTCAGGAGGCCTGATTCAGCATGA
- a CDS encoding sensor domain-containing protein translates to MKSTRTSSPLAAGRTALDRLRGWLRWFVGVVVRKRTYANVAYLLLAFPLGIGYFTVLVTGIAIPAGLTFGLVDMARTEPVALLIAGIPLLLVLLCIGIPTVLVVLFASVELTALERVLADRLLDTDIPTADPAPTLRERVRRLVFDRGTWKGVGYLGSKFVLGLATFFLLAFGVTFTFVLVAAPLHYRNQLVGIHLGGPVEFVPELTYQHAGWVIDVVSPVPLSLAEGELISFYIDSLGEALALSAIGVLVGLVVLHLFNAVAWLFARYTELLLRDTQPSIFSEPPE, encoded by the coding sequence ATGAAATCCACACGGACGTCATCACCGCTTGCCGCAGGGAGAACCGCTCTCGACCGCCTTCGAGGCTGGCTTCGCTGGTTCGTCGGCGTCGTCGTTCGCAAACGGACCTACGCCAACGTCGCGTACCTCCTGCTCGCGTTTCCCCTCGGGATCGGCTACTTCACGGTCCTCGTGACCGGCATCGCGATCCCGGCTGGCCTCACGTTCGGGCTCGTCGACATGGCGAGGACGGAACCCGTCGCCTTGCTGATCGCCGGCATCCCCCTCCTACTGGTGCTGTTGTGTATCGGCATTCCGACCGTCCTGGTCGTCCTGTTCGCCTCGGTCGAGTTGACCGCCCTCGAGCGAGTCCTCGCCGATCGGTTGCTCGACACCGATATCCCGACGGCCGACCCGGCTCCGACGCTCCGCGAGCGGGTACGACGGCTCGTCTTCGATCGGGGGACGTGGAAAGGCGTCGGCTACCTGGGTAGCAAGTTCGTGCTCGGGTTGGCCACGTTTTTCCTCCTCGCGTTCGGGGTCACGTTCACGTTCGTGCTGGTCGCCGCGCCGCTTCACTACCGAAATCAACTGGTCGGTATTCACCTCGGCGGCCCGGTCGAGTTCGTCCCCGAACTCACGTACCAACACGCCGGCTGGGTCATCGACGTCGTCTCTCCGGTCCCCCTCTCACTCGCCGAGGGCGAACTGATCTCGTTCTATATCGATTCGCTCGGGGAAGCGCTGGCCCTCTCGGCGATCGGCGTGCTAGTCGGACTCGTCGTTCTCCACCTGTTCAACGCTGTCGCGTGGCTGTTCGCGCGGTACACGGAGCTGTTGCTTCGGGACACCCAACCGTCGATATTCAGCGAACCGCCGGAATAG
- a CDS encoding aminotransferase class V-fold PLP-dependent enzyme — translation MSQQNLESLDVGAIREEFPILQREFNDEQLVYLDNAATTQTPDPVIDAMSDYYREYNANVHRGIHHLSQEASIAYEEAHDRVAEFIGASGGREEIVFTKNTTEAENLVAYSWGLNELGPGDEIVLTEMEHHASLVTWQQIGKRTGADVKYIRIDEDGRLDMDHARELVTDDTAMVSAVHVSNTLGTVNPVSDLVEIAHDHDALAFIDGAQAVPNRPVDLEAIDADFYAFSGHKMAGPTGIGALYGKKEILEEMQPYLYGGDMITKVTFEESTWNELPWKFEAGTPQIAEAVGLVAAIDYLEEIGMERIEAHEEEMARYAYEQLAAEDDVEIYGPEPGPERGGLVGFNLEGVHAHDLASIMNDHAVAIRAGDHCTQPLHDKLGVAASARASFYVYNTKAEVDKLVDAIDDARQLFS, via the coding sequence ATGAGTCAACAGAACCTCGAGTCGCTCGACGTCGGGGCGATCCGGGAGGAGTTCCCGATCCTCCAGCGGGAGTTCAACGACGAGCAACTCGTCTACCTCGACAACGCGGCGACGACCCAGACGCCCGATCCGGTCATCGACGCGATGAGCGACTACTATCGGGAGTACAACGCCAACGTCCATCGGGGCATCCACCACCTGAGCCAGGAAGCCTCGATCGCCTACGAGGAGGCCCACGACCGCGTCGCCGAATTCATCGGCGCGAGCGGCGGCCGCGAGGAGATCGTCTTCACCAAGAACACGACCGAGGCCGAGAACCTGGTCGCCTACTCGTGGGGGCTCAACGAGCTCGGCCCCGGCGACGAGATCGTCCTCACCGAGATGGAACACCACGCCTCGCTGGTCACCTGGCAACAGATCGGCAAACGCACGGGAGCCGACGTGAAATACATCCGGATCGACGAGGACGGCCGCCTCGACATGGACCACGCGCGAGAGCTCGTCACCGACGACACCGCGATGGTCTCGGCGGTCCACGTCTCGAACACGCTCGGCACCGTCAACCCCGTTTCCGACCTCGTCGAGATCGCCCACGACCACGACGCCCTGGCCTTCATCGACGGCGCACAGGCCGTCCCCAACCGGCCCGTCGACCTCGAGGCCATCGACGCCGACTTCTACGCCTTCTCGGGCCACAAGATGGCCGGCCCCACCGGAATCGGGGCACTCTACGGCAAGAAGGAGATCCTCGAGGAGATGCAGCCCTACCTCTACGGCGGCGACATGATCACGAAGGTCACCTTCGAGGAGTCGACCTGGAACGAACTCCCCTGGAAGTTCGAGGCCGGGACGCCCCAGATCGCCGAAGCCGTCGGCCTCGTCGCCGCGATCGACTACCTCGAGGAGATCGGTATGGAACGCATCGAAGCCCACGAGGAGGAGATGGCCCGCTACGCCTACGAGCAATTGGCCGCCGAAGACGACGTCGAGATCTACGGCCCCGAGCCCGGGCCGGAACGGGGCGGGCTGGTCGGCTTCAACCTCGAGGGCGTCCACGCCCACGACCTCGCCTCGATCATGAACGATCACGCGGTCGCGATCCGCGCCGGCGACCACTGCACCCAGCCACTCCACGACAAACTCGGCGTGGCGGCGTCCGCTCGAGCCTCCTTCTACGTCTACAACACGAAAGCGGAGGTCGACAAACTGGTCGACGCCATCGATGACGCGCGTCAGCTCTTTAGCTGA